One window from the genome of Cyclobacterium amurskyense encodes:
- a CDS encoding bile acid:sodium symporter family protein: MEELDQMQINFGEGSLLLMNISLAVIMFGVALEIKLSDFTYLWTNPKSFFLGIISQFILLPFLTLLLVFALQPTPSVALGMFLVAACPGGNISNFLTNYSKGNSALSVSLTAFATLSSVILTPFNFALWSGMYEPAALLLKSISLDYADVFETVALILGIPLILGIYVNNKKAQMAQKMANILKPISVVIFISIVIIAFFSNFDLFIRVIGWIFGLVLMHNLIALGSGYSISKIFGLNLPDTKTLTIETGIQNSGLALVLIFNYFDGLGGMSIIAGWWGIWHIISGLTIAMLWKKYNYVAKTI; the protein is encoded by the coding sequence ATGGAAGAATTAGATCAAATGCAGATCAATTTTGGGGAAGGTTCTTTACTATTGATGAACATATCCCTAGCTGTAATTATGTTTGGCGTTGCCCTTGAAATCAAACTTTCAGATTTCACTTATTTATGGACAAACCCAAAATCATTTTTTTTAGGGATTATCTCTCAATTTATACTATTGCCATTTTTAACTTTATTATTGGTATTCGCACTTCAACCCACTCCTAGTGTTGCTTTAGGAATGTTCCTAGTAGCCGCATGTCCGGGTGGTAATATTTCAAATTTCCTAACCAATTACAGTAAGGGTAATAGTGCACTGTCTGTAAGTCTTACGGCATTTGCCACTTTAAGTTCTGTAATACTAACTCCATTTAACTTTGCATTATGGTCAGGCATGTATGAGCCGGCTGCCCTTCTATTAAAAAGCATAAGCCTTGATTATGCCGATGTATTTGAGACAGTAGCTTTGATTTTAGGAATTCCATTAATTTTAGGAATTTATGTCAACAATAAAAAAGCCCAAATGGCCCAAAAAATGGCTAATATCCTTAAGCCCATTAGTGTTGTCATTTTTATAAGCATTGTTATCATTGCATTTTTTAGCAATTTTGACCTATTCATTAGGGTTATAGGATGGATTTTTGGCCTTGTTTTAATGCATAACCTTATTGCTTTAGGTTCAGGCTACAGTATATCGAAAATATTTGGCCTTAACCTTCCCGACACTAAAACGCTAACAATAGAAACAGGCATTCAAAATTCCGGCCTAGCCCTTGTTTTGATTTTCAACTATTTCGATGGATTGGGGGGAATGTCGATTATCGCAGGATGGTGGGGGATTTGGCACATAATATCAGGGTTAACAATTGCTATGCTATGGAAAAAATACAACTATGTGGCAAAAACTATTTAA
- a CDS encoding 1-acyl-sn-glycerol-3-phosphate acyltransferase: MWQKLFNSLLNRWVKIALWFYFSKIEVKGKWKPYKNNPIVIVSNHQNALLDPLLIATYIDLKPHFLSRASVFKNPIIAKILTFIRMVPVYRIRDGFGSIQGNKSSFSFCESVLQKQGKILLFPEGNHSLKRQVRPLSKGFTRIVAGALMQDPEMDLKILPIGLNFQAHQKSGTKVLLEVGEPIAAKEYMGQEKALVRKVQNELQKLTLHLPEDNYENALIKLLRTDTDLTTFRTDSTPTTSKPVVRQKNAHPKWKNRLFKAMHLPLWLVWAWIKPKIKDTVFYGTIKFCLGLVATPIYYLLVFILIYSFASLNTAIVCILLMLLSLKINRNWYNEGEEALI; this comes from the coding sequence ATGTGGCAAAAACTATTTAATAGCCTATTGAACCGATGGGTTAAAATTGCCCTATGGTTTTACTTTTCTAAAATTGAGGTAAAGGGCAAATGGAAACCTTATAAAAATAACCCTATTGTTATTGTATCAAACCATCAGAATGCCCTATTGGATCCATTGTTGATCGCAACCTATATCGATCTTAAACCTCATTTTCTATCAAGAGCTTCTGTATTTAAAAATCCCATTATAGCCAAAATATTGACTTTTATCCGGATGGTTCCCGTCTATAGAATCAGAGATGGTTTTGGAAGTATACAAGGAAATAAATCAAGCTTTTCATTTTGCGAATCCGTCTTACAGAAACAAGGGAAAATTCTCTTATTCCCAGAAGGAAACCACAGCCTCAAGAGGCAGGTAAGACCTTTAAGTAAGGGATTCACAAGAATTGTAGCTGGGGCATTAATGCAGGATCCTGAAATGGATTTGAAAATTCTACCCATTGGCCTAAACTTCCAAGCCCACCAAAAATCTGGCACAAAGGTGCTGCTAGAAGTGGGAGAACCAATAGCCGCAAAAGAGTATATGGGCCAAGAGAAAGCCTTGGTGAGAAAAGTGCAAAATGAATTACAAAAATTGACACTGCATCTTCCTGAAGACAATTATGAAAATGCCCTTATTAAGCTCCTCCGAACCGACACTGATCTCACTACCTTCCGGACAGATAGTACACCTACCACCTCAAAACCAGTAGTTAGACAAAAAAATGCTCATCCAAAATGGAAAAATCGCTTGTTTAAGGCCATGCATTTACCTCTATGGCTAGTGTGGGCATGGATAAAACCTAAAATAAAAGACACCGTGTTTTATGGTACGATCAAATTTTGTCTGGGCTTGGTCGCTACCCCTATTTATTACCTCTTGGTTTTTATTTTAATTTATTCCTTTGCTTCTCTAAACACAGCTATTGTTTGTATCTTGCTTATGCTTTTAAGCTTAAAGATCAACCGAAATTGGTACAATGAAGGAGAAGAGGCGTTGATCTAA
- a CDS encoding pirin family protein, with protein MSNLSLIIEERAASIGSFLVGRLLPFAQKRAVGPFVFIDHMGPVQLDKGQNLDVPPHPHIGLSTLTFLFEGSILHKDSLGTSVEVKPGEVNWMTAGKGVVHSERTPDYLRKVDKKLHGLQIWVALPKNLEQMPPSFSHISADEIPAWEQDGVQMKLIAGKAFGRKSPVPTYSDLYFLEIKSSKETTLNIGDDLFGESALYILSGEISSEGNTYGPKQLLVAKDSKICTFTIGENTTVYLFGGEPFPEERFIEWNFVSSDKELIKAAKLKWLNQTFPKVSGETDFVPLPQKGKF; from the coding sequence ATGTCAAATCTATCATTGATTATCGAAGAAAGGGCAGCTTCTATCGGAAGTTTTTTGGTAGGGAGATTATTACCTTTTGCACAGAAAAGAGCAGTAGGCCCATTTGTATTTATCGACCATATGGGGCCTGTGCAATTGGATAAAGGGCAAAACCTGGATGTACCACCACATCCACATATAGGACTTTCTACCCTCACCTTTTTATTTGAAGGGTCTATATTGCATAAAGACAGTTTGGGTACCTCCGTAGAGGTCAAACCAGGTGAAGTGAATTGGATGACCGCAGGAAAGGGTGTAGTCCATTCGGAAAGAACCCCAGATTACCTTAGAAAAGTGGACAAAAAGCTTCATGGATTGCAAATATGGGTAGCTCTACCGAAAAATCTGGAACAAATGCCTCCCTCCTTTTCACATATCTCCGCAGATGAGATTCCTGCATGGGAGCAAGATGGTGTCCAAATGAAATTGATCGCTGGCAAAGCTTTTGGCAGGAAATCACCTGTACCCACCTATAGTGATTTGTACTTTTTAGAGATAAAGAGCAGTAAAGAAACTACATTGAATATTGGAGATGATTTATTTGGGGAAAGTGCACTATATATCCTAAGTGGGGAGATAAGTTCCGAAGGGAATACCTACGGACCTAAACAATTATTGGTAGCAAAGGATAGTAAAATATGCACTTTTACTATAGGGGAAAATACCACCGTTTACCTTTTTGGCGGCGAACCTTTTCCTGAAGAACGATTCATTGAATGGAACTTTGTCTCGTCAGACAAGGAATTAATCAAAGCAGCCAAATTAAAATGGCTTAACCAAACTTTCCCGAAAGTATCAGGTGAAACAGATTTTGTTCCTCTTCCTCAAAAAGGCAAATTCTAG
- a CDS encoding carbonic anhydrase codes for MEYKRLLENNRVWVQKKLAQDKDFFEKLSKGQTPKHLFIGCSDSRVTAEELLGADAGEVFVHRNIANLVPNNDNNSASVIEYAVGHLEVRHIIVCGHYLCGGIAAALESKDLGILNPWLRNIRDVYRLHFQELNLITNERERYNRLVELNVQEQCINVIKMAVWQKSFLKNGGPIIHGVVFDIKTGNLIDLNIDINKILKEVRNIYDLGTELL; via the coding sequence ATGGAATATAAGCGACTATTGGAGAATAACAGGGTTTGGGTTCAGAAAAAATTGGCCCAAGACAAAGATTTTTTTGAAAAGCTTTCCAAAGGTCAAACGCCTAAGCACCTTTTTATTGGTTGTAGTGACAGCAGGGTTACAGCAGAAGAACTTTTAGGGGCTGATGCTGGGGAAGTATTTGTACACAGAAACATCGCGAATTTAGTTCCTAATAATGACAATAATTCAGCCTCGGTAATAGAGTATGCTGTGGGCCACCTAGAAGTGCGACATATAATTGTCTGCGGTCATTACTTGTGCGGGGGAATAGCTGCCGCTCTGGAATCAAAAGACTTAGGTATATTAAATCCCTGGTTAAGAAATATTAGGGATGTATATCGTTTACATTTTCAAGAGTTAAATTTAATTACGAATGAGCGGGAGCGATACAATCGACTTGTCGAATTGAATGTTCAGGAACAATGCATAAATGTGATAAAAATGGCTGTATGGCAAAAGAGCTTCCTAAAAAATGGAGGTCCAATAATTCATGGAGTTGTTTTTGATATCAAAACAGGCAATTTGATAGACTTAAATATAGATATAAATAAAATATTGAAAGAAGTCCGAAATATATATGACTTGGGAACGGAACTGCTTTAA
- a CDS encoding phosphoribosyltransferase, whose translation MEPSLDISFGAISEALYGFDFPEIDLVLGISQGAKSPAAMIAHQLGVELKLIIVGKKNKRGKFSVSTAEIENSAAWDFFGHHRILIVDDISITGKTIQFIRDNVKADKVYSMVLFGEADYVLFPKVKSAVKLPWTTEKK comes from the coding sequence ATGGAACCTTCTTTAGATATTTCATTTGGTGCCATTAGTGAGGCATTGTATGGATTTGATTTTCCTGAAATTGATTTGGTTTTGGGTATTTCTCAGGGAGCAAAGTCACCTGCGGCAATGATAGCTCATCAGTTAGGCGTTGAATTAAAATTAATTATTGTAGGTAAGAAGAACAAGCGAGGGAAATTTTCTGTATCTACAGCAGAAATTGAAAACAGTGCTGCCTGGGATTTTTTCGGGCATCACCGGATTCTAATTGTGGATGATATTTCTATAACAGGCAAAACCATTCAGTTTATCAGAGACAATGTCAAAGCAGATAAGGTATACAGTATGGTTCTTTTTGGTGAGGCGGACTATGTTTTGTTTCCCAAAGTAAAATCCGCAGTAAAATTACCTTGGACTACTGAAAAAAAGTAA
- a CDS encoding GH3 family domain-containing protein produces the protein MPVIGELIKKAIELGGKLNSENSPEKDQEKVLTQLLETAKDTAFGKYYGFKNILDAEDIPKAFQNKVPYHDYDKIYNEWWKKIREGHEDITWPGINKYFAVSSGTTSNSKYIPVTEDMVDAIRKTGIQQVVSLSKYDLPPDFFERQIMMLGSSTALQQQDGFLQGEISGISANQIPFWFQSFYKPGPEISAIEDWDERIEEIAKNAKDWDIGSISGIPSWIELMMKRVISYHGVSSIHVIWPNLSVYTPGGVAFEPHRKSFEKNLAHPLIYIDTYLASEGFLAFQNRPDTDAMALVLDNGVYFEFVPFEPENIDENGAVNADAKALGIAEVEENKDYILMISTVAGTWRYMIGDTIAFTNKERSEIRITGRTKFFLNVVGSQLGVHQMDKAMEALQEKFNLAIPEYTVAAIEENDEYLHRWYLGKDSGDADEAAVKDFLDAFLRENNKNYNVARNKALKSIDVKIVPVSTFIAYNEKQKKKGGQVKFPRVMKAEPFGKWEDFVKSI, from the coding sequence ATGCCCGTAATTGGTGAACTCATAAAAAAAGCCATTGAACTTGGCGGTAAATTAAATTCAGAAAATAGCCCAGAAAAAGACCAGGAAAAGGTTTTAACCCAATTGTTGGAAACGGCTAAAGACACCGCTTTTGGAAAATACTATGGATTTAAAAACATCCTCGATGCTGAGGATATACCTAAGGCTTTTCAAAACAAAGTCCCCTATCATGATTATGATAAAATCTACAATGAATGGTGGAAAAAAATAAGGGAAGGGCATGAAGACATTACCTGGCCAGGAATTAACAAATATTTTGCAGTCAGTTCAGGAACAACCAGCAATAGCAAATATATCCCTGTGACGGAGGATATGGTTGATGCCATAAGAAAAACAGGTATTCAACAGGTAGTAAGCTTATCCAAATATGATTTACCTCCTGACTTTTTTGAAAGACAAATCATGATGTTGGGAAGTTCTACAGCACTTCAGCAGCAGGATGGTTTTTTACAAGGTGAAATAAGTGGTATCAGCGCCAATCAAATCCCTTTCTGGTTTCAAAGCTTCTATAAACCAGGGCCCGAAATCTCAGCCATTGAAGACTGGGATGAAAGAATCGAAGAGATTGCAAAAAATGCTAAAGATTGGGACATTGGAAGTATATCTGGTATTCCATCATGGATAGAGTTGATGATGAAAAGAGTGATCTCCTACCATGGAGTCTCTTCTATTCATGTCATCTGGCCCAACCTCTCCGTTTATACTCCCGGTGGTGTAGCCTTTGAGCCTCACAGAAAAAGCTTTGAGAAAAATCTTGCTCACCCATTGATTTATATAGACACTTATCTTGCTTCGGAAGGTTTTCTGGCTTTTCAGAACCGTCCCGATACAGATGCAATGGCCTTGGTTTTAGACAATGGTGTGTACTTTGAATTTGTGCCTTTTGAGCCTGAAAACATAGATGAAAATGGGGCTGTAAATGCCGATGCCAAAGCATTGGGGATTGCTGAAGTAGAAGAAAATAAAGATTATATTCTAATGATTTCTACTGTTGCCGGCACATGGCGGTACATGATTGGAGATACGATAGCATTTACCAATAAGGAGCGTTCAGAAATACGCATAACAGGGAGAACCAAATTTTTTCTCAATGTAGTAGGAAGCCAATTGGGTGTTCACCAAATGGACAAGGCAATGGAAGCATTACAGGAAAAATTCAATCTAGCAATTCCTGAATACACCGTGGCGGCTATTGAAGAAAATGATGAATATCTCCATCGCTGGTACTTGGGTAAAGACTCAGGAGATGCCGATGAAGCTGCTGTTAAAGATTTTCTGGATGCTTTCCTTCGAGAGAACAATAAGAATTATAATGTAGCCAGAAACAAAGCTTTAAAAAGCATTGATGTAAAAATTGTGCCTGTATCGACCTTCATTGCCTACAATGAAAAACAGAAAAAGAAGGGTGGTCAAGTCAAATTTCCACGAGTCATGAAAGCGGAACCTTTTGGTAAATGGGAGGATTTCGTAAAAAGCATTTAA
- a CDS encoding MFS transporter: protein MLIFKSLSSSNYRYFFTGQAFSNLGNMMKQVVVGWLVYSLTGSALLLGVVSFSREISAFLISIFAGVFADKYNKHKLLMVCQTIIAINATALAVFTISGNINFTLILSLEIIFGLISGLEMPSRHAFVNDLVEDKAYLTNAIALNSSLFNTARIVGPALAGILIPLIGEGYCFLLYAIASFSVVVFFAFIKYRPAPKEFPKQNFKNAFAEGARFAFKTKHLRFIMLFVAAITLIGMSYMVILPVYAAEIFDGDAVIFGYMTSAVGLGSLVGAFFVGTKNNILGLDKLILIGTIIFGLGLAVFSFSSILWLSLLALLATGLGRVIIFTGSNTLIQSISPEEKRGRVLSFYIMLFMGSLSLGSFVIGFVTDGIGGPLTLAFGSLGVLLLAAYYAKSLPLFRKRTYRAIKKSEL from the coding sequence ATGTTAATTTTCAAATCACTGTCTTCGTCAAATTACCGGTATTTCTTTACCGGACAGGCATTTTCAAACCTGGGAAATATGATGAAGCAGGTAGTGGTAGGCTGGTTGGTGTATAGCCTTACCGGCTCTGCCCTACTTTTAGGTGTGGTGTCCTTTTCAAGGGAGATTTCAGCTTTTCTTATTTCTATCTTTGCAGGAGTATTTGCAGACAAGTATAACAAGCACAAGTTGCTGATGGTCTGCCAAACCATCATTGCCATCAATGCTACAGCCTTGGCTGTATTCACCATTTCAGGCAATATAAATTTCACCCTAATACTCAGCTTAGAAATTATTTTTGGGCTGATAAGTGGGCTAGAAATGCCTTCAAGGCATGCTTTTGTCAACGATCTGGTTGAAGACAAGGCCTACCTAACCAATGCCATAGCATTGAACTCTTCGCTTTTCAATACTGCCCGAATAGTAGGCCCTGCCCTTGCAGGAATTTTAATTCCTTTAATAGGTGAAGGGTATTGTTTTCTACTTTACGCTATAGCGAGTTTTAGCGTGGTAGTGTTTTTCGCCTTTATTAAGTACCGACCTGCGCCGAAAGAATTTCCTAAACAGAATTTCAAAAATGCATTTGCAGAAGGCGCAAGGTTTGCCTTTAAAACAAAACACCTGCGTTTTATAATGTTGTTTGTTGCTGCCATCACCTTAATTGGCATGTCCTATATGGTCATTCTACCCGTCTATGCTGCAGAGATATTTGATGGGGATGCGGTGATTTTCGGGTACATGACAAGTGCTGTTGGCCTAGGTTCTTTGGTAGGTGCATTTTTTGTTGGAACAAAAAATAACATTTTAGGATTGGATAAGTTAATACTCATAGGCACCATAATATTTGGTTTGGGACTGGCGGTGTTTTCCTTCAGTTCAATATTATGGCTCTCATTACTAGCGCTTTTGGCTACAGGTCTGGGAAGAGTAATCATTTTTACCGGATCCAACACTTTGATTCAATCCATTTCACCTGAGGAGAAAAGGGGAAGGGTCTTAAGCTTCTATATCATGCTGTTTATGGGTTCACTTTCCTTGGGCAGCTTTGTAATTGGATTTGTAACTGACGGCATTGGTGGTCCATTGACACTGGCTTTTGGAAGTTTAGGCGTGCTCCTTTTAGCTGCTTATTATGCCAAGAGCCTCCCTTTGTTTAGAAAAAGAACCTATAGGGCTATCAAAAAATCTGAACTATAA
- a CDS encoding tryptophan-rich sensory protein produces the protein MKPLPLLLTNTLTFIFTLFINYLGGSGNYFGNSVGDISDDFTTLITPAGYAFSIWGLIYLALIAYLIYQWIGYYKNQNDLSLTPSGIWFIVANLSNALWIYVWVNEQILLSVVVILVLLFSLIQLVIRLRLETYDAPLKTIFFVWWPICLYTGWVILATVLTLSVGIKNTGILDDIWTETGWAALVLIVATSIYGLLTYYRNMREAALVGAWGITAIAAKQWELNDTLSIVAVVMVGVLVVIVAFHGFINRKTSIPAKMKS, from the coding sequence ATGAAACCACTACCTCTTCTATTAACTAATACCCTCACTTTTATTTTTACTTTATTCATTAATTACCTGGGAGGCTCCGGAAATTATTTTGGTAATTCAGTAGGTGACATCAGCGACGATTTCACCACCTTGATTACACCGGCAGGGTACGCTTTCTCCATTTGGGGCTTGATCTATTTGGCTTTGATTGCTTACTTGATTTACCAATGGATTGGTTATTATAAAAATCAAAACGACCTATCATTAACCCCTTCAGGTATTTGGTTTATCGTAGCCAATTTGAGCAATGCCCTTTGGATATATGTGTGGGTCAATGAACAAATACTCCTCTCTGTAGTGGTGATTCTAGTATTATTATTCTCATTGATTCAATTGGTTATTAGACTAAGATTGGAAACCTATGATGCACCTTTGAAAACCATCTTTTTTGTCTGGTGGCCCATTTGCCTTTATACTGGTTGGGTCATTTTGGCTACTGTTTTGACCCTATCTGTAGGAATCAAAAATACAGGGATATTAGATGACATTTGGACAGAAACAGGTTGGGCAGCTTTGGTACTTATTGTGGCCACTTCTATCTATGGTTTGTTAACCTATTATAGAAATATGCGGGAAGCTGCATTGGTAGGTGCCTGGGGCATAACAGCAATTGCTGCCAAGCAATGGGAATTAAATGATACGCTCAGTATTGTAGCGGTCGTAATGGTAGGTGTATTGGTTGTTATTGTTGCCTTCCATGGCTTCATCAATCGAAAAACTTCTATCCCCGCTAAAATGAAAAGTTAA
- a CDS encoding glycoside hydrolase family 113 → MMQFNLKNWYLTLSLLLGIFLCLSCESNKKLASYEGVKHKGVCWVGSRNPLQGGELRTLQNLGVSHLSQTPFGWQKSVTAPELSWEKDRKKSWWGESSNGLISTSDTASSLGLTNILKPHIWVRGSWPGEIAMTNEKDWDLWFENYKDFILYYARIAERQGIPILCIGTELEKASHKEKEWRDIISAIREVYHGKLTYAANFTEYQKVNFWDALDYIGIQAYFPLVKDDKVPDLAQLIAGWEKVIPEIEKTNRTYQKPVLFTEIGYCNTEDAAQSPWVWPNERHASNLSEEVQALCYEAFFEAVWEKPWMQGVYFWKWYPEPSGREPDFTPQNKMAEKIMKRYFLDPKPTDG, encoded by the coding sequence ATGATGCAATTTAATCTGAAAAATTGGTATTTAACCCTAAGTCTCCTTTTAGGGATTTTTCTATGCCTGTCATGTGAAAGCAATAAAAAATTGGCCAGTTATGAAGGGGTGAAACACAAAGGGGTTTGTTGGGTAGGAAGTAGGAACCCACTTCAAGGAGGGGAATTGCGCACTTTGCAAAATTTAGGGGTTAGCCACCTTTCACAAACCCCATTTGGCTGGCAGAAGTCGGTTACTGCTCCAGAATTAAGTTGGGAAAAGGACCGTAAAAAATCATGGTGGGGGGAAAGTAGCAATGGGTTAATTTCCACTTCTGATACAGCCAGTTCCTTGGGGCTTACCAATATCTTGAAGCCTCATATTTGGGTGAGAGGATCCTGGCCTGGAGAAATAGCCATGACCAATGAAAAAGATTGGGACCTGTGGTTTGAAAATTACAAAGACTTTATTCTTTATTATGCACGGATTGCTGAAAGGCAAGGCATCCCTATTTTATGCATAGGTACTGAATTGGAAAAGGCCAGTCATAAAGAGAAGGAATGGCGGGATATTATTAGTGCCATCAGAGAAGTTTACCATGGAAAGCTTACCTATGCTGCCAATTTCACAGAATACCAAAAGGTTAATTTTTGGGATGCTTTGGATTATATTGGTATTCAGGCTTATTTTCCATTGGTAAAAGACGATAAAGTTCCTGATTTAGCTCAATTGATTGCTGGTTGGGAAAAGGTGATTCCAGAAATTGAAAAAACAAACAGGACCTATCAAAAGCCTGTTTTATTTACTGAAATAGGCTACTGCAATACCGAAGATGCTGCACAATCGCCTTGGGTATGGCCCAATGAAAGGCATGCTTCCAACCTTTCGGAAGAGGTTCAAGCCTTGTGTTATGAAGCCTTCTTTGAAGCTGTATGGGAGAAGCCTTGGATGCAAGGGGTGTATTTTTGGAAATGGTATCCTGAGCCTTCAGGACGTGAACCTGATTTCACTCCCCAAAATAAAATGGCCGAGAAAATAATGAAAAGGTATTTTCTCGACCCAAAGCCTACTGATGGTTAA
- a CDS encoding BCCT family transporter, whose product MTFYRQPTFIIALSICLFFLVLAFSFPVGIREQLAIASASTLSLFGNYYLVLGLFMVLLLIGIAISPWGKIKLGEGPVAYNWFSWVAMLYSTGMGAGLMLRAVQEPVYYFTNPPRSTDLSGEVFALEYTFFHWGLTPWAFYGLFGLMIGYLVYGKGRAMLSSSLLVGRYNRPLLIVIVDVITIISTLFGVVGAVGLGSRQLLVGFQKLFVEVEISYFNNALVVLLLGGLATISAFSGLSKGIQNLSRFNISVAIFLLLATLFSGDIVGIMGNLLSSIAAYAYDFLPMSINYGSKSVSQEFLMDWTFFYWAFWLSWAPFTGVFIARISKGRTFRAFIFGVILVPSLGTFLWFTVFGTSVFELIGNPENYSGQYDSLYGSIFVFFDSFSFAAVMKILAFILVFTFLITSLDSAIYVLGMFADRGNMEPDKQHLLGWGLILSLFTIATLFIGKEELLQAVSQLLILIALPFSWVYLLMIGSFIFILIKRNKHDAI is encoded by the coding sequence GTGACCTTTTACCGCCAGCCGACCTTTATAATTGCATTGTCCATTTGCCTGTTCTTTTTGGTTTTGGCCTTTAGCTTCCCTGTGGGGATCAGGGAACAATTGGCAATTGCTTCCGCATCTACTTTAAGCTTATTTGGGAATTATTATTTGGTCTTAGGTCTATTTATGGTGTTGCTATTGATAGGAATCGCCATTTCTCCCTGGGGAAAAATTAAATTGGGTGAAGGTCCCGTTGCTTACAATTGGTTTTCCTGGGTAGCCATGCTTTATAGTACAGGCATGGGCGCGGGGCTAATGCTAAGGGCCGTACAGGAACCTGTCTATTATTTCACCAATCCACCTAGATCAACAGACTTATCAGGAGAGGTTTTCGCTTTGGAATACACGTTTTTTCATTGGGGCTTGACACCTTGGGCATTTTATGGGCTATTTGGCTTGATGATTGGCTACCTGGTTTACGGGAAGGGGAGAGCCATGTTAAGTTCCTCGCTTCTGGTAGGTAGATACAATAGGCCTTTATTGATTGTAATTGTAGATGTAATTACCATTATCAGTACCTTATTTGGTGTGGTAGGCGCTGTAGGATTAGGCAGTAGGCAATTACTGGTGGGTTTTCAAAAGCTATTTGTAGAGGTAGAAATCAGCTATTTCAACAATGCCTTGGTAGTACTACTGCTTGGCGGATTGGCTACGATTTCCGCATTTTCAGGGCTGAGTAAAGGAATTCAAAATTTATCCCGCTTTAATATAAGTGTGGCAATCTTCCTACTATTGGCCACCTTGTTTTCAGGTGATATTGTAGGAATTATGGGTAATCTTTTATCTTCTATAGCTGCCTATGCGTATGATTTTTTGCCCATGAGCATCAATTATGGAAGCAAAAGTGTTTCCCAGGAATTCTTAATGGATTGGACCTTTTTTTATTGGGCCTTCTGGCTTTCCTGGGCACCATTTACAGGGGTGTTTATTGCACGTATTTCAAAGGGTAGAACATTTAGGGCTTTTATATTTGGGGTCATTTTGGTGCCCTCACTAGGTACATTTCTCTGGTTCACAGTGTTTGGAACCTCGGTCTTTGAATTGATAGGAAACCCTGAAAACTACAGCGGTCAATACGATTCTTTGTATGGATCCATCTTTGTTTTCTTTGACAGCTTTTCATTTGCTGCTGTTATGAAAATATTGGCTTTTATCTTGGTTTTTACCTTCCTGATTACCTCATTGGATTCTGCCATTTATGTTCTAGGCATGTTTGCAGACAGAGGGAATATGGAGCCGGATAAACAACATTTATTGGGCTGGGGTTTGATATTGTCCTTATTTACAATTGCAACCCTATTTATAGGAAAAGAAGAACTGTTACAGGCTGTTAGTCAACTGCTTATTTTGATTGCGTTGCCTTTTAGTTGGGTTTATCTTTTGATGATTGGTAGTTTTATATTTATCTTGATAAAAAGAAATAAGCATGATGCAATTTAA